The following are encoded in a window of Lactobacillus intestinalis genomic DNA:
- a CDS encoding ABC transporter ATP-binding protein, translating to MPEEKKILEVKHLKQYFKNGRTVTKAVDDVSFNIYEGETFGLVGESGSGKTTTGRSILQLYNPTSGEVIFEGKNVENLKNHEDKLKFRRDAQMIFQDPYASLNPRMTVEDIIAEGLDIHNLVKTKEERRKRVEELLETVGLNKNHASRFPHEFSGGQRQRIGIARALAVEPKFIVADEPISALDVSIQAQVVNLMIELQKKRGLTYLFIAHDLSMVKFISDRIGVMHFGKLLEVGSADDVYDKPLHDYTKSLISAVPVPDPEIERQRHRIDYDPEKEEMDGKVRTMHEIRPGHFVRCTDDEVAHYEQVAKSYE from the coding sequence ATGCCAGAAGAAAAGAAGATTTTGGAAGTAAAGCATTTAAAACAATACTTCAAAAATGGACGAACAGTCACTAAAGCTGTTGACGATGTTAGCTTTAATATTTATGAAGGTGAAACTTTTGGCCTTGTAGGTGAATCAGGTTCAGGTAAAACCACCACTGGTCGTTCGATTTTACAACTTTACAATCCTACTAGTGGTGAAGTTATCTTTGAAGGAAAAAATGTTGAAAATTTGAAGAATCACGAAGATAAACTTAAGTTTAGACGTGATGCTCAAATGATTTTCCAGGATCCATATGCTTCACTTAATCCAAGAATGACGGTTGAAGATATTATTGCCGAAGGGCTAGATATTCACAATTTGGTAAAAACCAAAGAAGAACGTCGTAAACGTGTTGAAGAATTACTTGAAACTGTTGGTTTAAATAAAAACCATGCTAGCCGTTTCCCACACGAATTCTCTGGTGGTCAGCGTCAAAGAATTGGTATTGCACGTGCGCTTGCAGTAGAACCTAAATTTATCGTAGCTGATGAACCAATTTCAGCCTTGGACGTTTCCATTCAAGCCCAAGTTGTAAACTTGATGATTGAATTACAAAAGAAACGTGGCTTAACTTACTTGTTTATTGCCCACGATTTATCAATGGTTAAGTTTATTTCAGACCGAATCGGTGTTATGCACTTTGGTAAGTTGCTTGAAGTTGGTTCTGCTGATGATGTTTATGATAAACCACTTCATGATTATACGAAGAGTTTAATTTCAGCTGTTCCTGTACCCGATCCAGAAATTGAACGTCAACGTCACCGAATTGATTATGATCCAGAAAAGGAAGAGATGGATGGTAAAGTTCGGACAATGCACGAAATTCGTCCAGGACACTTTGTAAGAT